A stretch of the Arthrobacter sp. PAMC 25486 genome encodes the following:
- a CDS encoding MarR family winged helix-turn-helix transcriptional regulator, protein MSIAAHRRLTTESWESLLRTQVAMMRELHKEPSFKELGSREYDILYNLSRCPSGWLRLNDLNDHVLLTQPSISRMVDRLEARGLIQRKTAENDRRGVLIGLTEEGSALQKKVGRAHVQNIMELMEVALSDDEMRTLLEITSKLSASVQGH, encoded by the coding sequence ATGTCCATAGCGGCACATCGCAGGCTGACGACCGAATCGTGGGAGTCGCTGTTGAGAACGCAGGTGGCGATGATGCGCGAGCTGCACAAGGAGCCGAGTTTCAAGGAGCTGGGCAGCCGGGAGTACGACATTTTGTACAACCTCTCGCGCTGCCCCAGCGGCTGGCTGCGGCTCAACGACCTCAATGACCACGTGCTGCTGACGCAGCCGAGCATTTCGCGCATGGTGGACAGGCTCGAGGCGCGCGGACTGATTCAGCGCAAGACGGCCGAGAACGACCGGCGCGGTGTGCTGATTGGTCTCACCGAGGAAGGTTCCGCTCTGCAAAAGAAGGTGGGCCGGGCACATGTGCAAAACATCATGGAGCTGATGGAGGTGGCGCTGAGCGACGATGAGATGCGGACCCTTTTGGAGATCACAAGCAAGCTCAGCGCGTCAGTGCAGGGCCACTAG
- the nadC gene encoding carboxylating nicotinate-nucleotide diphosphorylase, whose product MNTTTPTLPQLPRTAIEDILQRAFVEDAPYGDITSATLLPADARATAWLVAREPGIFSGGDVFRAAMAMQDPDAQVEQLVADGVRFEKGERLMSVTGLARGVLTGERIALNLTQRMSAIATQTAEYAALITGTGARVTDTRKTTPGLRILERYAVRCGGGHNHRFSLSDAVLAKDNHLAVLTGGDHGRLTAALAGVRAQLPHTVHFEVEVDSLEQIEPVLAAGVDTIMLDNFSNDELVQGVALVNGRALVEASGNVNLSTIAGIARTGVDIISVGALTHSVRALDLGLDIAVELPGTPDVQGAVELP is encoded by the coding sequence GTGAACACCACCACCCCAACCCTGCCGCAGCTGCCGCGCACCGCCATCGAGGACATCCTGCAGCGGGCCTTTGTCGAGGACGCGCCGTACGGGGACATCACCTCGGCCACGCTGCTGCCGGCCGACGCCCGGGCCACGGCCTGGCTGGTGGCGCGCGAACCCGGCATCTTCTCCGGCGGGGACGTATTCCGGGCCGCGATGGCGATGCAGGACCCGGACGCGCAGGTGGAGCAGCTGGTGGCCGACGGTGTGCGGTTTGAAAAGGGGGAGCGCCTCATGTCCGTGACCGGCCTGGCGCGCGGCGTGCTGACGGGGGAACGGATCGCGCTGAACCTGACGCAGCGCATGAGCGCCATCGCCACCCAGACCGCTGAATACGCCGCGCTCATTACGGGCACGGGTGCACGCGTGACCGACACGCGCAAAACCACGCCGGGCCTGCGCATCCTGGAACGCTACGCGGTGCGCTGCGGTGGCGGGCACAACCACCGCTTCTCGCTCTCGGACGCGGTGCTGGCCAAGGACAACCACCTCGCCGTGCTGACCGGCGGAGACCACGGCAGGCTGACCGCCGCGCTCGCAGGCGTCCGCGCCCAGCTGCCGCACACCGTGCACTTTGAGGTTGAGGTGGATTCGCTGGAGCAGATCGAGCCCGTGCTGGCGGCCGGTGTGGACACCATCATGCTCGACAACTTCAGCAACGACGAGCTCGTGCAGGGCGTGGCGCTCGTCAACGGCCGGGCCTTGGTGGAGGCCAGCGGCAACGTAAACTTGTCCACGATCGCCGGCATCGCACGCACCGGTGTTGACATCATTTCCGTCGGCGCCCTGACCCACAGCGTGCGCGCCCTGGACTTAGGCCTGGACATCGCCGTGGAGTTGCCGGGCACCCCGGATGTGCAGGGAGCCGTGGAACTGCCGTGA
- a CDS encoding response regulator transcription factor: MKRILIAEDEARIATFVQKGLSAEGYVTKVVGDGQSAYEEARSYAHDLLILDIGLPVMDGLTVLHRLREERVDIPVLILSARSSVEEKVAGLVGGADDYLPKPFAFEELLARVRLRLRGHVLEEATILTAGPISLDLRTRRALVDGVNKDLSAREFALAETLFRHRDQVLSREQLLSQVWGFDFDPGSNIVDVYIRYLRKKFGAERIETVRGMGYRLKLD, from the coding sequence ATGAAGCGGATTCTGATTGCCGAAGATGAGGCACGCATTGCCACTTTTGTACAAAAGGGCCTCAGCGCCGAAGGCTATGTCACCAAAGTCGTGGGCGATGGCCAGTCTGCTTACGAGGAGGCCCGCTCCTATGCGCACGACCTGTTGATCCTGGACATCGGGCTGCCCGTCATGGACGGGCTCACGGTGCTCCACAGGCTGCGTGAGGAGCGTGTTGACATCCCTGTGTTAATTCTTTCGGCGCGCAGCAGTGTTGAGGAGAAAGTGGCCGGGCTGGTGGGCGGGGCCGACGATTACCTCCCCAAGCCCTTCGCCTTCGAGGAACTCCTGGCCAGGGTCCGGCTACGGCTGCGCGGGCACGTCCTGGAGGAGGCGACCATCCTGACGGCTGGCCCGATCAGCCTTGACCTGCGCACCCGGCGAGCGCTGGTTGACGGTGTCAACAAGGACCTCAGCGCCCGGGAGTTCGCGCTAGCCGAGACCTTGTTCCGGCACCGCGACCAGGTCCTCTCGCGCGAACAGCTGCTCTCCCAGGTGTGGGGCTTCGACTTTGACCCGGGCTCAAACATTGTTGACGTGTATATCCGCTACCTGCGCAAGAAGTTTGGTGCGGAACGGATTGAGACGGTCCGCGGCATGGGGTACCGGCTCAAGCTGGACTGA
- a CDS encoding sensor histidine kinase — MTTDSPRRHLTARARIIGAMVLLLAVAFAGSIVLSAQILNARTDAMVDDRLTHAATSFRTFAMSPSGRTQFTADDLLTRYLQDTVSNRAETAFSLLDGAPHRRMAGDPPVRLDKDPDFLALISDYEDPAHGRYKTTAGEVSYAVLPVQVVGDPVPGALVSVQFRKEVSAPLFSSLGIFALAGGLAVIGAGIACWLIAGRVLAPLRLVRETAETISESDLRGRIEVKGRDDVAALARTFNRMLDRLETAFATQQQFVDDAGHELRTPITVIRGQLEMMGEDPAERADTIALVTDELDRMSRIVNDLLLLAKSQQPDFVMPQEVELMDLLVDALSKASMLGPQNWSVDELAEGRIIADGQRLTQALMQLASNAVAHTPPRGIIALGSRLLPDSMDDGGRLLLWVRDTGAGIAQEDQEGIFSRFRRGAGVPQAAGAGLGLAIVKSIAEAHGGTVTVSSSLGAGATFTLNLPVALRPDDEHSAVGLDADSSWKGIA; from the coding sequence ATGACGACTGACTCCCCGCGCCGGCACCTCACCGCCCGGGCCCGCATCATCGGCGCCATGGTGCTGCTGCTCGCCGTGGCCTTTGCCGGCTCCATTGTGCTCTCGGCCCAGATCCTGAACGCGCGCACGGATGCCATGGTCGATGACAGGCTCACGCATGCCGCCACGAGTTTCCGCACCTTCGCCATGTCACCCTCGGGCCGCACACAGTTCACGGCGGATGACCTGCTGACCCGGTATTTGCAGGACACAGTGTCGAACCGGGCCGAGACCGCCTTCAGCCTGCTGGACGGCGCCCCGCACCGGCGCATGGCTGGCGATCCGCCCGTGCGGTTGGACAAGGATCCGGACTTTCTGGCGCTCATCTCCGACTATGAGGACCCTGCCCACGGCCGCTACAAGACGACGGCGGGCGAGGTCTCCTACGCGGTCCTGCCGGTGCAGGTGGTGGGCGATCCCGTGCCAGGAGCACTGGTCAGCGTGCAGTTCCGCAAGGAAGTTTCCGCACCGCTCTTCAGCTCGTTGGGCATTTTCGCGTTGGCCGGCGGGCTGGCCGTGATCGGCGCGGGCATTGCCTGCTGGCTCATCGCCGGACGTGTACTGGCCCCGCTGCGGCTGGTCCGTGAGACGGCCGAGACCATCAGCGAAAGCGATTTGCGCGGCCGGATCGAGGTCAAGGGCCGCGACGATGTTGCCGCCCTGGCCCGCACCTTCAACCGCATGCTCGACCGGCTCGAGACGGCATTCGCCACGCAACAGCAGTTCGTTGACGACGCCGGACACGAGTTGCGCACCCCCATCACCGTGATCCGGGGCCAGCTGGAAATGATGGGCGAAGACCCCGCCGAACGCGCCGACACCATCGCCCTCGTCACCGACGAGCTCGACCGCATGAGCCGCATCGTCAACGACCTGCTGCTGCTCGCCAAATCCCAGCAACCCGACTTCGTGATGCCGCAGGAGGTCGAACTCATGGACCTGCTGGTGGATGCGCTGAGCAAGGCCAGCATGCTCGGCCCGCAAAACTGGTCCGTCGACGAGCTCGCCGAGGGCCGCATCATTGCCGACGGCCAGCGCCTCACCCAGGCACTCATGCAACTCGCCTCCAACGCCGTCGCCCACACGCCGCCGCGGGGCATCATCGCCCTTGGCTCCCGACTGCTCCCCGATTCCATGGACGACGGCGGACGGCTGCTTTTGTGGGTGCGTGACACTGGCGCTGGAATCGCCCAAGAGGACCAGGAAGGCATCTTTTCCCGCTTCCGCCGCGGCGCCGGTGTGCCGCAAGCGGCCGGCGCCGGCTTGGGGCTGGCCATTGTGAAGTCCATTGCCGAGGCCCACGGCGGCACCGTTACGGTCTCAAGTTCGCTGGGTGCCGGAGCGACATTTACCTTGAACTTGCCGGTGGCGCTGCGCCCGGATGACGAACACTCTGCTGTGGGCCTGGATGCCGACAGCTCTTGGAAAGGCATTGCATGA
- a CDS encoding DUF6318 family protein, translating into MLLSSLAAAITAVLVLTGCSSPQISPSPSTSGSSTTPAVEVTTAAPPPTTEAPVYKPATDQGPAENVPIPVLPDKAKEFSKEGLIAFTEYWYSALGYAFETGDPKPMMDISGPNCIACNNMSETILPWHSEGRWIVGGQMMVLSTNASFVPVEDGSYEVTALIRQNHVQFYRGDKSLADDPGQGPSAADQLNAAYDSNQWKAISVLRINGG; encoded by the coding sequence TTGCTGCTCAGCAGTTTGGCAGCGGCCATCACGGCAGTGTTGGTACTTACCGGCTGCAGCTCTCCACAGATATCCCCGTCTCCGAGCACCTCCGGTTCGAGCACCACACCGGCCGTCGAAGTCACTACCGCAGCGCCTCCGCCGACCACCGAAGCCCCGGTCTATAAGCCCGCCACGGATCAGGGCCCGGCGGAAAACGTCCCCATCCCGGTCCTGCCCGACAAAGCCAAGGAATTCAGCAAGGAAGGCCTCATCGCGTTCACCGAGTATTGGTACTCGGCCCTCGGCTACGCCTTCGAAACCGGCGACCCGAAGCCAATGATGGACATCAGCGGGCCAAATTGCATCGCCTGTAACAACATGTCGGAGACCATACTGCCCTGGCATTCGGAGGGGCGGTGGATCGTTGGTGGCCAAATGATGGTGCTCTCTACTAACGCGTCATTTGTTCCCGTTGAAGATGGTTCCTACGAAGTCACTGCGCTGATCAGACAAAATCATGTCCAGTTCTATCGGGGTGACAAGTCACTCGCAGATGACCCCGGACAAGGCCCATCAGCTGCGGATCAATTGAATGCTGCTTATGACTCGAACCAGTGGAAAGCCATCAGCGTCCTTCGTATTAACGGGGGTTAG
- a CDS encoding DUF1540 domain-containing protein, whose protein sequence is MTVTVPVTECAVSNCSFNDHTHCGASGITIGGNADHAQCATFIDTGVHGGLPKVLASVGACQRTECIHNDHLMCGADSVRVGPGADNADCLTYEHTV, encoded by the coding sequence ATGACCGTCACCGTCCCCGTCACCGAATGCGCTGTGTCGAACTGTTCATTCAACGATCACACCCATTGCGGTGCGTCCGGCATTACGATCGGCGGGAATGCCGACCACGCCCAGTGTGCAACGTTCATCGACACCGGTGTTCATGGCGGGCTGCCCAAGGTGTTGGCTTCCGTTGGTGCCTGCCAGCGCACGGAGTGCATCCACAACGACCACTTGATGTGCGGTGCCGATTCCGTCCGGGTGGGCCCCGGCGCAGACAACGCCGACTGCCTGACCTACGAGCACACAGTTTAA
- a CDS encoding GtrA family protein has translation MATTATPDPLPVEPLTTGRGVFGALKNWWQANPVLASQLRGFVLVAIVCTVISMTIFASLRPLTGTQWANVISLVLCSILNTELNRRMSFGINGRHLWWRDQRRGLWVMLLALVMTSGSLWVLHQISPNASIVVELAVIVLGNVASAVTRFLLLRYWIFRRAKNGAPVAPKSTF, from the coding sequence ATGGCAACAACAGCAACTCCGGATCCACTCCCCGTTGAGCCCCTCACCACGGGCCGCGGGGTTTTCGGTGCGCTCAAAAACTGGTGGCAGGCCAACCCGGTATTGGCCTCGCAATTGCGCGGCTTTGTCCTGGTCGCCATCGTTTGCACGGTCATCTCCATGACCATTTTTGCCAGCCTGCGCCCCCTGACCGGCACCCAATGGGCCAACGTCATCTCGCTCGTGTTGTGTTCCATTCTCAACACCGAGCTGAATCGGCGCATGAGCTTCGGCATCAACGGGCGCCATCTCTGGTGGCGGGATCAGCGGCGCGGGTTGTGGGTCATGCTGCTGGCGCTGGTCATGACCAGCGGCAGCCTCTGGGTACTCCACCAGATATCCCCGAACGCCTCAATTGTGGTTGAACTCGCCGTCATTGTCTTGGGCAATGTGGCCTCGGCCGTGACCCGCTTCCTCCTGCTGCGCTACTGGATATTCCGGCGCGCGAAGAACGGCGCTCCGGTGGCGCCGAAGTCAACGTTCTAA
- a CDS encoding polyphosphate polymerase domain-containing protein, with product MTCAQVLQTALARRDPISLAEVNEEAALQRRVDKKFLLSRGQLAELLERLDDDFAVMEIAGRRIFGYSSTYFDTPGLEQFRVHRQGRRRRFKVRTRTYLDSGLCMFEAKLKGSRGETDKHRIPYPLADSAIMNGEAQEFLAELLDAEYRLPLPELTPVMTVDYRRGTLVNPHSKERLTCDVGLLCRDGAGGNGAGETCLTGVQEVAGPDLVVVETKSADGRGVADRVLAEMGIRELSMSKYCVGIALLHPHLPANRWNRVLRERFAWDRAPSRAGLAGLVA from the coding sequence ATGACGTGCGCACAGGTCCTTCAAACAGCCCTGGCGCGCCGTGACCCGATCAGCCTGGCGGAGGTCAACGAGGAGGCGGCCCTGCAGCGCCGCGTGGACAAGAAGTTCCTGCTAAGCCGCGGCCAGCTGGCGGAATTGCTGGAGCGCCTGGACGACGATTTCGCCGTCATGGAGATTGCCGGCCGGCGCATCTTTGGCTACAGCTCCACCTACTTTGACACCCCGGGCCTCGAACAGTTCCGGGTCCACCGGCAGGGCCGGCGCCGCCGCTTCAAGGTCCGCACCCGCACCTACCTTGATTCCGGGTTGTGCATGTTTGAGGCGAAGCTGAAGGGTTCCCGGGGTGAAACCGACAAGCACCGGATCCCCTACCCTCTGGCGGACAGCGCCATCATGAACGGGGAGGCGCAGGAGTTCCTGGCCGAGCTGCTCGACGCCGAGTATAGGCTCCCGCTGCCCGAACTCACACCGGTCATGACGGTGGACTACCGCCGCGGCACCCTGGTCAATCCCCACAGCAAGGAACGGCTCACCTGCGATGTTGGGCTACTGTGCCGGGACGGCGCCGGCGGTAACGGCGCCGGGGAAACCTGCCTGACAGGGGTCCAGGAGGTGGCCGGGCCGGACCTGGTAGTTGTCGAGACGAAGTCGGCGGATGGGCGCGGTGTGGCCGATCGGGTCCTGGCGGAGATGGGCATCAGGGAGCTGAGCATGAGCAAGTACTGCGTGGGCATCGCCCTGTTGCACCCGCACCTGCCGGCCAACCGCTGGAACCGGGTGTTGCGCGAACGCTTCGCTTGGGACCGGGCGCCGTCACGGGCCGGGCTGGCGGGCCTGGTTGCCTGA
- a CDS encoding DUF4956 domain-containing protein, with the protein MFNLWIALAANMICISVLVYAVYFPRYQRRDLAIAYVCLNVGIMLVTMLLSGSGAGMGLGLGLFGVLSIIRLRSDTLTQGEIGYYFAALVLGLMNGLHPDPAWLSPVLSAALVAVLFVADHPRIAPRTRRQTITLDRAYANEGELRMALETLLGGPVTRIELMELDIVRDLTIADVRYKAATTAPVVPCSHEAAAGGAADQHALAGTPGPSGLAHPQYPGLEPGMAQPSRVGARS; encoded by the coding sequence ATGTTCAACCTTTGGATTGCACTCGCCGCCAACATGATCTGCATCAGTGTTTTGGTGTACGCCGTCTACTTCCCCCGGTACCAGCGCCGCGACCTGGCCATCGCCTATGTGTGCCTGAACGTGGGCATCATGCTCGTGACGATGCTGCTCTCCGGCAGCGGCGCCGGCATGGGCCTGGGGCTGGGGCTGTTCGGGGTGCTGTCCATCATCCGGCTGCGGTCGGACACGCTGACGCAGGGCGAGATCGGCTACTACTTCGCCGCCCTGGTGCTGGGCCTGATGAACGGGCTGCACCCGGACCCGGCCTGGCTCTCCCCCGTGCTCTCGGCCGCACTCGTTGCCGTGCTGTTTGTGGCCGACCACCCACGGATCGCCCCGCGCACCCGCCGCCAGACCATCACCCTTGACCGGGCCTACGCCAATGAGGGCGAACTCCGGATGGCGTTGGAGACGCTGCTGGGCGGGCCCGTCACCCGAATTGAGCTCATGGAGCTGGACATCGTTCGTGACCTGACCATCGCCGACGTCCGGTACAAGGCGGCCACCACTGCGCCGGTGGTGCCCTGCAGCCATGAAGCGGCTGCCGGCGGTGCCGCCGATCAGCATGCCTTGGCCGGGACACCCGGACCTTCCGGACTGGCGCACCCGCAGTACCCGGGTCTGGAGCCTGGAATGGCCCAGCCCAGCCGAGTCGGAGCCAGATCATGA
- a CDS encoding M20/M25/M40 family metallo-hydrolase, which yields MPKGSAKSINRAVTAALSVGAAGAAAVMSARALRAGPGTPAGDFGAALNAAEIGVEFAQPAADILSELIRFRTVYSPLRDRIELDQFTGFIEALERLYPGVHTALSREFVNGHGLLFKWSGVRADAGARPTVLMAHYDVVPVDVRDIWTHPGFSGHQEDGYVWGRGALDDKGALVVIMGAIEALLEEGFTPGHDVYLSFGNNEETAGDSAEAAVALLASRGVEPWLVLDEGGAVALEAFPGLKVPAAVIGVAEKGILDLELLVRGAGGHASTPPRMGATARLAQAIVALEENPFPASMPDPIAEMMRRIGAHSGFALRLVTENLWAFKALLTQVFGVVGDETRALTRTSVAVTMLEGSKASNVLASTARANANIRIAVGESVESVVARVRSIIDDPEVELRVVSGHDPSPISSFTNEQFGLLSRAVAASYPDAVVTPYIQTGATDSRHFTSISPAVYRFSPLLMDAADRGTLHAVNERVRVSSLGAGVVFYRELLQGLG from the coding sequence ATGCCTAAAGGATCAGCGAAATCGATCAATCGTGCTGTCACGGCAGCCCTGTCTGTGGGAGCCGCGGGTGCCGCAGCCGTTATGAGTGCAAGGGCCTTGCGGGCGGGCCCGGGCACGCCGGCCGGGGACTTTGGCGCTGCCTTGAATGCGGCTGAAATCGGCGTGGAATTCGCGCAGCCGGCGGCCGACATTCTGAGCGAACTGATTCGTTTCCGCACTGTTTACTCTCCGTTGCGGGACAGGATAGAACTGGACCAGTTCACCGGCTTCATTGAGGCGCTCGAGCGGCTGTATCCAGGCGTGCACACGGCTCTGTCGCGGGAATTTGTCAACGGGCACGGGCTGCTGTTCAAGTGGTCCGGTGTTCGGGCCGACGCCGGTGCGCGGCCAACAGTGCTGATGGCTCACTACGACGTCGTGCCTGTGGATGTGCGCGATATCTGGACGCATCCTGGCTTCTCCGGGCACCAGGAAGACGGCTATGTCTGGGGTCGCGGCGCCCTGGACGACAAGGGCGCATTGGTCGTCATCATGGGCGCCATTGAAGCGTTGCTGGAGGAGGGGTTCACACCGGGCCATGACGTGTACCTGTCCTTCGGAAACAATGAGGAAACTGCCGGCGACAGTGCCGAGGCGGCCGTTGCGCTGCTTGCCTCACGCGGGGTCGAGCCGTGGCTGGTGCTTGATGAGGGCGGCGCCGTGGCGCTTGAGGCCTTCCCTGGACTGAAGGTGCCGGCTGCCGTGATCGGTGTTGCTGAGAAGGGCATTTTGGATTTGGAGTTGCTGGTGCGGGGTGCTGGCGGGCACGCCTCAACCCCGCCTCGGATGGGTGCCACAGCTCGGCTGGCGCAGGCCATCGTGGCGCTGGAAGAAAACCCGTTCCCTGCCTCCATGCCCGACCCCATCGCTGAAATGATGCGGCGGATCGGGGCCCACAGCGGCTTTGCCCTGCGGTTGGTGACGGAGAATTTGTGGGCCTTCAAGGCTCTGCTGACGCAGGTTTTTGGTGTGGTGGGCGATGAAACTCGCGCCCTGACCCGCACAAGTGTGGCGGTGACGATGCTCGAAGGCAGCAAGGCTTCCAATGTGCTGGCCTCAACAGCGCGTGCCAACGCCAACATCCGGATTGCCGTGGGGGAGAGCGTCGAGTCCGTCGTTGCGCGGGTCCGGTCCATTATTGATGATCCCGAGGTGGAGCTCAGGGTGGTTTCCGGGCATGACCCGTCGCCCATTTCTTCCTTCACCAATGAGCAGTTTGGGCTGCTCAGCCGTGCCGTCGCAGCTTCCTATCCGGATGCTGTGGTCACCCCGTACATACAGACCGGAGCCACCGATTCTCGGCACTTCACGTCCATCTCGCCGGCGGTCTACCGTTTCTCGCCGCTGCTGATGGACGCCGCCGATCGGGGTACGCTCCACGCCGTCAACGAGCGGGTGCGGGTCAGTTCGCTGGGCGCGGGTGTGGTGTTTTATCGGGAGTTGCTGCAGGGCCTGGGCTAG
- a CDS encoding fumarylacetoacetate hydrolase family protein: protein MTNAPYRLARVRPLDAAQAGSAQALPEQFFVRNDAVDFTGPEGRIWHIIETPFPASPANQNSAPRAGWSIGATVTEDQFIFLAPCAPVNVFGMAHNTGAPGRALPPQAFHKAASSVVGPGDAIELSPTVGYVDPEAELTIIVGRPAKNLTLETARSAILGFTIGNDVSARDAQKSDELWLSAKSPDTFTPLGPWIVVGMKDDGVAISIVHNGTELSPATSNDLGWGVEEILVYLSGFMTLQPGDVIMTGFPAECRQITPGDEVICRIEGIGKLRNPVVAGN from the coding sequence ATGACAAATGCGCCGTACCGACTTGCCCGTGTCCGCCCCCTCGATGCAGCGCAGGCAGGCAGTGCGCAGGCCCTGCCCGAGCAGTTCTTTGTCCGCAATGACGCCGTCGACTTCACCGGTCCCGAAGGCCGCATCTGGCACATCATTGAAACACCGTTCCCAGCCTCCCCCGCCAACCAGAACAGCGCGCCCCGCGCCGGCTGGTCCATCGGCGCCACTGTCACCGAGGACCAGTTCATCTTTCTGGCCCCCTGCGCACCCGTCAACGTCTTCGGCATGGCGCACAACACCGGCGCCCCCGGCCGCGCCCTGCCCCCGCAGGCATTCCACAAGGCCGCCAGCTCCGTCGTGGGCCCCGGCGACGCCATCGAATTGAGCCCCACTGTGGGTTACGTCGACCCAGAGGCCGAGCTGACCATCATCGTCGGGCGCCCCGCGAAAAACCTGACGCTCGAGACGGCCCGCAGCGCCATTCTCGGCTTCACCATCGGCAACGACGTCTCCGCCCGCGACGCCCAAAAGTCGGACGAACTCTGGCTCAGCGCCAAGAGCCCCGACACCTTCACCCCGCTTGGCCCGTGGATTGTTGTGGGTATGAAGGACGACGGCGTGGCCATCAGTATTGTTCACAACGGCACCGAGCTGTCCCCCGCCACAAGCAACGATCTGGGCTGGGGCGTGGAAGAGATCCTGGTGTACCTGAGCGGCTTCATGACGCTCCAGCCTGGTGATGTCATCATGACCGGATTCCCCGCCGAGTGCCGCCAAATCACCCCCGGCGACGAGGTCATCTGCCGCATTGAAGGCATCGGCAAGCTGCGCAACCCGGTGGTGGCCGGGAACTGA
- a CDS encoding cysteine desulfurase family protein yields the protein MIFLDAAATTPVRREVIEAMFPFLTNQFGNPSSHHELGEIAAAALAGAREKCATALGCFAEELTFTSGGTEADNLALKGIALARRAADPRLNRVLISAVEHPAIMESADYLHRIHGFAVELVPVDSSGLVDPEVFAAMLAGSDSAGGAAGGGVAVASLMYANNEVGTVQDLDALSAMAMTAGVPLHSDAVQAAGWLPLDVRTLGVTALSISGHKIGAPKGVGLLYVKGGTLYEPLIHGGGQERGTRSGTENVAFAVALATALEMAEASRPAAVARVAKLRDEFIERILRELPAAVLTGHRTRRLPNAASFCFPGTSGESVLLELERRGIVCSSGSACAAGSDEPSAVLSALGIERTVAQTALRFSFGSDVSADALETAATELVAAVERMLRLG from the coding sequence GTGATCTTCCTTGATGCGGCTGCCACCACACCCGTCCGCCGCGAGGTCATCGAGGCCATGTTCCCGTTCCTGACCAACCAATTCGGCAACCCCTCCAGCCACCATGAACTGGGGGAGATTGCTGCCGCGGCATTGGCCGGTGCCCGGGAAAAATGTGCGACGGCGTTGGGCTGCTTCGCGGAGGAGCTCACCTTCACCTCCGGCGGCACCGAGGCCGACAACCTGGCGCTGAAGGGCATCGCCCTGGCCCGACGCGCCGCAGACCCGCGGCTGAACCGGGTGCTCATCAGCGCCGTGGAGCACCCGGCGATTATGGAATCGGCCGACTACCTGCACCGCATCCACGGCTTCGCGGTGGAGCTCGTTCCGGTTGATTCCAGCGGGTTGGTGGACCCTGAGGTGTTTGCTGCGATGCTGGCTGGTTCTGATTCTGCCGGCGGTGCGGCGGGCGGCGGTGTGGCTGTCGCCTCCCTCATGTACGCCAACAACGAGGTGGGGACCGTCCAGGACCTGGACGCCCTGTCCGCCATGGCAATGACTGCCGGTGTGCCACTGCACAGCGACGCCGTTCAAGCCGCGGGCTGGCTGCCGCTGGATGTCCGGACTTTGGGCGTGACGGCGCTGAGCATTTCAGGACACAAGATTGGCGCACCCAAGGGCGTCGGCCTGCTCTACGTCAAGGGCGGCACCCTGTACGAGCCGCTGATCCACGGCGGCGGGCAGGAGCGCGGCACCCGCTCCGGCACCGAAAATGTGGCGTTCGCTGTTGCCCTGGCCACAGCGTTGGAGATGGCTGAAGCGTCACGGCCGGCCGCCGTCGCACGCGTTGCGAAACTGCGAGACGAATTTATTGAGCGGATCCTCCGCGAGCTTCCGGCGGCCGTGCTCACGGGGCACAGGACGCGGCGGCTGCCGAACGCGGCCTCATTTTGCTTCCCGGGCACCAGCGGCGAATCGGTGCTGCTGGAGCTGGAGCGGCGCGGGATTGTGTGCTCGTCCGGCTCGGCGTGTGCGGCGGGATCGGATGAGCCGTCGGCGGTGCTGAGCGCCCTGGGCATTGAGCGCACGGTGGCGCAGACGGCGTTGCGGTTCAGCTTTGGCTCCGATGTGAGCGCCGATGCACTGGAAACGGCGGCCACCGAGCTGGTGGCCGCCGTCGAACGGATGCTGCGGCTGGGCTGA